In Streptomyces sp. NBC_01717, one DNA window encodes the following:
- a CDS encoding GNAT family N-acetyltransferase, whose translation MPHDSALDVVQMADPRDVTPELRRELIDCWITVTNTGGAAGFPFPPVGEDDVTPVADQLLSRLDPHRSRLLVARVDGLLAGWVVLNRDPHRLVGHRGTVHHLQTRPAFRGRGIGSALVHELRKIARDELGLEQLHLAARGGEGLEGFYGRLGWREIGRWPAALRLAPDDTRDEVLMILAPL comes from the coding sequence ATGCCGCACGACAGCGCCCTCGACGTGGTACAGATGGCCGACCCGCGCGATGTCACCCCTGAACTCCGGCGGGAGTTGATCGACTGCTGGATCACGGTCACCAACACCGGCGGCGCGGCGGGATTCCCGTTCCCGCCCGTCGGCGAGGACGACGTCACCCCTGTCGCGGACCAGCTCCTCAGCCGTCTCGACCCGCACCGGAGCAGACTCCTTGTCGCCCGGGTCGACGGACTCCTCGCCGGATGGGTCGTCCTCAACCGCGATCCTCACCGGCTCGTCGGACACCGGGGCACGGTCCACCATCTGCAGACCCGCCCCGCCTTCCGCGGACGCGGCATCGGATCCGCCCTCGTCCACGAGCTCCGGAAGATCGCCCGCGATGAGCTGGGCCTCGAACAGCTGCACCTCGCAGCCCGGGGAGGTGAGGGGCTCGAGGGCTTCTACGGACGGCTCGGATGGCGCGAGATCGGTCGCTGGCCGGCAGCCCTGCGACTCGCACCCGACGACACCCGTGACGAGGTCCTGATGATCCTTGCTCCGCTCTGA
- a CDS encoding DUF7144 family membrane protein, protein MAQTAPTPGRSARSSGPGDGSNPWAAGGVMFAGVLLMVDGVLGVIKGIAGIASDDVYARIRNYTFKFDVTGWGWIHLVLGVILVVIGLGILKGAGWARVLGIVIAALNMIANFMWLPYVPIWAIISIAIDTFVIWALCTDRSKVLV, encoded by the coding sequence ATGGCACAGACAGCGCCCACGCCCGGCAGGTCCGCCCGTTCCTCCGGTCCGGGGGACGGCAGCAATCCCTGGGCGGCCGGTGGGGTCATGTTCGCCGGTGTTCTGCTGATGGTGGACGGCGTCCTGGGGGTGATCAAGGGCATTGCCGGTATCGCGTCCGACGATGTCTACGCACGCATCAGGAATTACACGTTCAAGTTCGACGTGACGGGCTGGGGCTGGATCCATCTCGTTCTCGGCGTGATTCTTGTCGTGATCGGTCTGGGCATTCTCAAGGGCGCCGGGTGGGCCCGGGTGCTGGGTATCGTGATCGCGGCGCTCAACATGATCGCCAACTTCATGTGGCTGCCGTACGTGCCGATCTGGGCGATCATCTCCATCGCCATCGACACGTTCGTCATCTGGGCCCTGTGCACGGACCGTTCCAAGGTGCTCGTCTGA